The following are encoded in a window of Roseimaritima ulvae genomic DNA:
- a CDS encoding carboxypeptidase-like regulatory domain-containing protein: MKNRSTKAFPLLWAVLTIVPMVAGCGPNEVPTAPISGTVTLAGEPLTDATILFYDKVSGAGATCLLDESGGFASESVPLGNYQVTIGPPPTEHAPGATGMPPMPELPKKLPRKYTIGSQSGLTAKVEAEANQFTFEL, encoded by the coding sequence TGAAGAACAGGTCTACGAAGGCTTTCCCACTGCTGTGGGCCGTCCTCACGATCGTGCCCATGGTGGCGGGGTGCGGCCCCAACGAAGTCCCCACCGCACCGATTTCCGGTACCGTCACGCTGGCCGGCGAACCGCTGACTGACGCCACGATTTTGTTCTATGACAAAGTGAGCGGTGCGGGCGCCACTTGCTTGCTGGATGAGAGCGGTGGATTTGCCAGCGAAAGCGTGCCCCTGGGTAACTATCAGGTGACCATCGGCCCGCCTCCCACTGAGCACGCGCCCGGTGCCACGGGCATGCCGCCAATGCCCGAATTGCCCAAGAAACTGCCCAGGAAATACACGATTGGCAGCCAGAGCGGTTTGACTGCCAAAGTGGAAGCCGAGGCCAATCAATTTACGTTCGAACTGTAG